From one Primulina huaijiensis isolate GDHJ02 unplaced genomic scaffold, ASM1229523v2 scaffold10763, whole genome shotgun sequence genomic stretch:
- the LOC140965529 gene encoding jasmonate-induced oxygenase 1-like yields MNCLASWPEPVERVQHLSDSGIRVIPDRYVKKPLERPGSAEPVPSDEVNIPAIDMKDLYSGDASLRRSTALLIDSACREWGFFQVVNHGVNHELMARTREAWYQFFHLPLEEKQKYANLPTTYEGYGSRLGVEKGMSLDWSDYFFLHYLPVGLRDQNKWPTLPVSCRQLVDEYSREVVELGSKLMKVFSTNLGLREGYLQDALGGDDEIGACLRVNYYPKCPQPDLTLGLSPHSDPGTMTLLFPDENVSGLQIRHAGNWVTVKPLPNAFIVNLADQLQILSNGNYKSVEHRVIVNAQKERVSLAYFYNPKGDIVIKPAEPLVSKEHPSLYPALTFDEYRLYVRTKGLHGKSQVDSLVKSPT; encoded by the exons ATGAACTGCTTGGCGAGCTGGCCGGAACCTGTAGAGCGAGTCCAACATTTATCCGACAGCGGGATACGGGTCATACCCGACCGCTACGTGAAGAAGCCACTGGAAAGGCCGGGTTCTGCTGAACCTGTCCCGAGTGATGAAGTCAACATTCCTGCCATCGACATGAAGGATCTGTACTCAGGGGATGCGTCACTCCGGCGAAGCACGGCCCTTCTCATTGACAGCGCTTGCCGCGAGTGGGGATTCTTCCAGGTGGTCAACCACGGCGTCAACCACGAGCTGATGGCGCGTACCCGTGAGGCCTGGTACCAATTCTTCCATCTCCCGCTGGAGGAGAAGCAGAAGTACGCGAATTTGCCGACTACTTACGAGGGATATGGGAGTCGGCTGGGGGTGGAGAAAGGGATGTCCCTGGATTGGAGTGATTACTTCTTTCTTCACTATCTGCCCGTGGGGCTCAGGGATCAGAACAAGTGGCCGACTCTTCCAGTTTCTTGCAG GCAACTGGTGGACGAGTACAGTAGAGAAGTTGTTGAACTTGGTAGTAAATTGATGAAGGTTTTCTCAACAAATCTTGGGCTAAGAGAAGGGTATCTTCAAGATGCCTTGGGAGGAGACGACGAGATAGGTGCATGCTTAAGGGTTAACTACTATCCAAAATGCCCTCAACCGGATCTCACATTGGGTCTTTCCCCCCATTCGGATCCGGGTACGATGACCCTTTTGTTCCCCGATGAAAATGTTTCGGGTCTCCAAATTCGCCATGCCGGTAACTGGGTCACCGTCAAGCCACTGCCTAATGCCTTCATAGTCAACTTGGCGGATCAACTTCAG ATACTGAGTAATGGAAATTACAAAAGCGTGGAACATAGGGTGATCGTGAACGCGCAGAAAGAGAGGGTCTCCCTTGCTTACTTCTACAACCCAAAGGGAGACATAGTGATCAAGCCAGCCGAGCCTCTTGTTTCGAAGGAGCATCCGTCCTTGTATCCAGCCTTGACATTTGATGAATATAGACTCTATGTTAGGACAAAGGGTCTCCATGGAAAGTCCCAAGTGGATTCACTGGTTAAATCACCCACATGA